From the genome of Halomonas sp. MCCC 1A13316, one region includes:
- a CDS encoding sugar ABC transporter ATP-binding protein encodes MSAAAMNRNAGHGSSSPNPVLSLIDITKKFPGVVALNKVSFDVRAGEVHALLGENGAGKSTLMKVLAGKHQPNGGKIILAGKEKSFENPKQAKKSGIVLIHQEQSLVPEMSVAENIFLGSLPLKWGNRVDWKKLHTDSTEILKRLKCTFSSRDMVSNLSIAKKQMVEIARALVFTPRIVVFDEPTASLTDHEKPVLYDIIRNLQEQGVGIVYISHRMDEIFHLSQRISVLRDGEYNGTLNTADTSEDEVTKLMIGRALKLDHASKPSEFGEKMLELRHLTVDKVFEDVSLTVRKGEIVGMYGLVGAGRSEVAETIFGLRQPSAGEILLEGKAETIRSSHDAVVKGIALVPEDRKDQGLILGMNCRDNMTLSALGSVSSMGFMKTGEEKIVYDKYQQAMKIKTPSWRQKVGNLSGGNQQKIVIGKWLHTHPKLLILDEPTRGIDVGSKAEIHALIKELARSGYAVLVISSEMPEVLGVSNRIIAMYDGRVTAEFDGDAVSEDKLVQAITGQYVTDARGPDPVASA; translated from the coding sequence ATGAGCGCTGCAGCCATGAACCGGAACGCCGGTCACGGTTCGAGTTCCCCGAACCCCGTACTCTCGCTGATTGATATCACCAAGAAGTTTCCGGGTGTGGTGGCCCTGAACAAGGTCAGCTTCGATGTCCGGGCGGGCGAGGTCCATGCCCTGCTGGGCGAGAACGGCGCCGGCAAGTCCACTCTGATGAAGGTGCTGGCCGGAAAGCATCAGCCCAACGGAGGGAAGATCATCCTGGCGGGGAAGGAGAAGTCCTTCGAGAACCCCAAGCAGGCCAAGAAGAGCGGCATCGTGCTGATTCACCAGGAGCAGTCGTTGGTCCCCGAAATGTCGGTGGCAGAGAACATCTTCCTGGGCAGCCTGCCGCTGAAATGGGGCAACCGCGTCGACTGGAAGAAGCTGCACACAGACAGCACCGAGATTCTCAAGCGTCTCAAGTGTACCTTCAGCTCCCGCGACATGGTCAGCAACCTCTCCATCGCCAAGAAGCAGATGGTGGAGATCGCTCGGGCCCTGGTCTTCACGCCCCGGATCGTGGTCTTCGACGAGCCGACGGCATCACTGACCGATCACGAGAAGCCGGTGCTCTACGACATCATCCGCAATCTCCAGGAGCAGGGCGTCGGTATTGTCTACATCTCGCACCGCATGGACGAGATCTTCCACCTCTCCCAGCGCATCTCGGTCCTGCGTGACGGCGAGTACAACGGAACCTTGAATACGGCCGACACCAGCGAGGATGAGGTCACCAAGCTGATGATCGGCAGAGCCCTCAAACTCGATCATGCCAGTAAGCCCAGCGAGTTCGGCGAGAAGATGTTGGAGCTGCGTCACCTCACTGTCGACAAGGTGTTCGAGGACGTCAGCTTAACCGTTCGCAAGGGTGAGATCGTCGGCATGTACGGTCTGGTCGGGGCGGGCCGCTCCGAGGTCGCCGAGACGATCTTCGGTCTGCGTCAGCCATCGGCCGGTGAAATTCTGCTCGAAGGCAAGGCCGAGACGATCCGCTCCAGCCACGATGCGGTGGTCAAGGGCATCGCCCTGGTCCCGGAGGACCGCAAGGATCAGGGCCTCATCCTCGGCATGAACTGTCGCGACAACATGACCCTCTCGGCGCTTGGCAGCGTCTCCTCCATGGGCTTCATGAAGACCGGAGAAGAGAAGATCGTATACGACAAGTATCAGCAGGCCATGAAGATCAAGACGCCCAGCTGGCGCCAGAAGGTCGGCAACCTCAGTGGCGGCAACCAGCAGAAGATCGTCATCGGCAAGTGGCTGCATACCCATCCCAAGCTGCTGATCCTGGACGAGCCGACCCGCGGCATCGACGTGGGCTCCAAGGCCGAGATCCATGCCCTGATCAAGGAGCTGGCGCGGTCGGGCTATGCGGTGCTGGTGATCTCGTCGGAAATGCCCGAGGTGCTGGGTGTCAGCAACCGCATCATCGCGATGTACGACGGCCGGGTAACGGCAGAGTTCGACGGCGATGCGGTATCCGAGGACAAGCTGGTCCAGGCCATCACCGGACAGTACGTCACGGACGCCCGCGGGCCTGACCCCGTGGCCTCGGCCTGA
- a CDS encoding ABC transporter permease: protein MASVEQSKQAIMLNKKYKAGLLSFLSAQGILVFFLICMFAFSLFSEQFISQSNIMTVVRQASIIGIIAVGVTVVIIGGNLDLSVGSMLSFSTVLVVDLHDKIGPAGAIILMFALTLLIGAVNGFLVGFMRLNSLIVTLAMLSAIQGLVLIYSGGKNVDIANQSDTWFAFFGRGYVLGIAVPVILFALLAIVVQVVMSYTSYGRRIFAVGGNPAAAVYSGIRKNWCVFSTYLISAFCVACAALVLGSRVMGSQNNVGQGYELLVLAGIILGGTSLLGGAGSVWKTIIGVLILGFIQNGLLLLGYPYYTQWLVTWVIIILAVWLDLANKRKRLFTTHS from the coding sequence ATGGCTTCTGTAGAACAAAGTAAACAAGCCATCATGCTGAACAAGAAGTATAAGGCGGGTCTCCTGAGTTTCCTTTCCGCTCAGGGTATCCTGGTCTTCTTCCTTATCTGCATGTTTGCTTTTTCGCTGTTCTCCGAACAGTTTATTTCCCAGTCAAATATCATGACAGTGGTGCGCCAAGCCTCGATTATCGGCATTATTGCCGTGGGTGTTACGGTGGTCATCATCGGCGGTAATCTGGACCTCTCTGTCGGGTCGATGCTCTCCTTCTCGACGGTGCTGGTCGTCGATCTGCATGACAAGATCGGACCGGCCGGCGCTATCATTCTGATGTTCGCCCTTACGTTGCTGATCGGCGCCGTCAACGGCTTCCTGGTCGGTTTCATGCGGCTGAATTCGCTGATCGTTACACTGGCGATGCTGTCGGCGATCCAAGGACTGGTGCTGATCTACAGTGGCGGTAAGAACGTTGACATTGCCAACCAGAGCGACACCTGGTTCGCCTTCTTCGGACGAGGCTACGTGCTGGGTATCGCGGTCCCGGTAATCCTCTTTGCCTTGCTGGCGATCGTCGTGCAGGTCGTCATGTCCTATACCAGCTATGGTCGCCGAATCTTCGCAGTCGGCGGTAACCCGGCCGCCGCCGTCTATTCCGGTATCCGCAAGAACTGGTGTGTATTCAGTACCTATCTGATCTCGGCCTTCTGCGTGGCCTGTGCAGCGCTGGTGCTGGGATCGCGAGTCATGGGCTCACAGAACAACGTCGGGCAGGGCTACGAATTGCTGGTGCTGGCCGGGATCATTCTCGGGGGCACTAGTCTGCTGGGCGGAGCAGGGAGTGTCTGGAAGACGATCATCGGGGTACTGATCCTGGGCTTCATCCAGAATGGCTTGCTGCTGCTGGGCTACCCCTATTACACCCAATGGCTCGTCACCTGGGTGATCATCATCCTGGCGGTGTGGCTGGACCTTGCCAACAAGCGCAAGCGTCTGTTCACGACTCACTCCTGA
- a CDS encoding ABC transporter permease: protein MINMKNFLKGSGFIQPIWVFVIAITVFFSVMSEYFLSVGNLSNILVQTSTIGLIALGMTYVMINGNIDLSVGAVLGLAASLSVGLQDYGITIAVMAALASGLVLGAINGLIVWKTGVNAFIVTLGAMIGVRGLIFVYTEEQSFYATNFAFSDFGTASIGPFPVLAIIFLLCTLVMHLVLKKTGHGRNTFAVGGNPEAALDAGIRIGRHMMINFIIVGGFAALAGVLLATQMGAATPNLGRDYELWTITAVVLGGTKLTGGFGSITGTLGGVLAIGILRNGMNLMQVPAFYVLVILGVILISVLIIDQRLNVHASKGVSI from the coding sequence ATGATTAACATGAAGAATTTTCTTAAAGGCAGTGGCTTTATCCAGCCCATCTGGGTATTTGTCATAGCCATTACCGTCTTCTTCAGCGTCATGTCGGAGTACTTTCTCTCCGTCGGAAACCTGAGCAATATCCTTGTCCAGACTTCGACCATCGGGCTGATCGCACTGGGCATGACCTACGTGATGATCAACGGCAACATCGATCTCTCAGTGGGTGCCGTCCTGGGACTGGCGGCATCGCTGTCGGTCGGCCTTCAGGACTACGGTATTACCATCGCGGTCATGGCCGCTCTGGCATCGGGGCTTGTGCTGGGTGCTATCAATGGCCTGATCGTCTGGAAGACCGGCGTCAATGCCTTCATCGTGACCCTAGGGGCCATGATCGGTGTTCGTGGCCTCATCTTCGTCTACACCGAAGAGCAGTCCTTCTACGCCACCAATTTCGCCTTCTCCGACTTCGGGACCGCCTCGATCGGGCCGTTTCCCGTACTCGCCATCATCTTCCTCCTCTGCACCTTGGTGATGCATCTGGTGCTGAAGAAGACCGGCCATGGACGTAATACCTTTGCCGTGGGTGGCAACCCCGAAGCCGCCCTGGATGCGGGCATCCGCATCGGCCGTCACATGATGATCAACTTCATCATCGTGGGGGGCTTCGCTGCCCTCGCCGGGGTGCTCCTGGCGACCCAGATGGGGGCCGCCACGCCGAACTTGGGCCGTGACTATGAATTGTGGACTATCACGGCAGTGGTGCTTGGCGGCACCAAGCTGACGGGCGGATTCGGCAGCATCACCGGCACCCTGGGCGGCGTGCTGGCCATCGGCATCCTGCGCAACGGCATGAACCTGATGCAGGTACCGGCCTTCTACGTGCTGGTCATTCTCGGCGTCATCCTCATCTCGGTGCTGATCATCGACCAGCGGCTCAATGTCCATGCCAGCAAAGGAGTCAGCATATGA